The region GCAGCTGGTTTAAAGCCCAATTCGTGTACAGTTCACACCTCTCTTTTCACTTATGTGCATTTTAGCATTTTTGCATTTTGGATTCATTAAGTTAAAACTTGATTAGCATGTTATTAGGCATTGTTAAACAGATGATATAAGCTTCATTTCTGTTCATTTCCACAACCCTAGAGCAGCCTTTGCATACCAGAACCCTCCCTTTCTCTCATCTTGCAATTTTGCATTTGTGAAAATTCTGACCAAAACTTCAAGAGCCATCGAGCCAGCTTACATTTCTTCGCCATCCAAGCACCATTCCAAGCTTTCCCACCATCAATCACTAGCTGGAAACCCCTTTTGTGTTGCTGCTACATGAAGCTACCAACAATGGCAAACATTGATTCAGGTTATCTCATGCATTTGTGAGTGAAAACAGCTTCACCATCTACCATTCCAAGGCCAAAAGAGTATCTGTTTCAACCTCTAGCAACCAGAAAACCACACTTTCACTCAGCTCTTCAAATCTGGTTGGTTTTTCGATTTCTTTGTTTCTTAAAACTATTGCCTGTTCCTCATAGATCTTCACTCCCTGAGCATTAGGAACTTCGAATGGTTTAAAATGATTGATTATGGCATGAGATATTTGGAAATAAAGTTTTGTGTTCAATGACATTTGTGCTCGATGCATGCTATCCAACGTGTTTCAATGAATTTTGCTTATGGATTTGTGATGTTTATGCCTTGCTGAATCGATTGCCATGTTTAATTTGGATTTCTGGGTGATTTAATTTTGAgtgcatgatgatgatgaagttgatACCCTGTTCATAAGCTTCAACTCTGCCCAGAATTTGCTTGATTAATCTTTGTTTTGGTTGTTGGTTAATGTTATGTAATGGTAGTGTTCATAGGCTGTActtgattgttgatgttggttgtGTTTTATTGTTCATAATTTTTGGTCGAATTGCATGATGAACATTTGTTGATGAATGCATGATGCTGCTCTTCTAAAACCCCAAGGTTGCACAGAAATATTGAACATGATTAGCTGCTGTTGCTGTTTGTTGCATGAACATTTTGATTGCGTTGCCATTTGTTTTGTATCATTGTGTTTGATTCCATTTTGCCACgatgaatgatgatgaatgcatGTTGCTGTTGGTAGAAACCCTAACTTGCACGAGCTAAACCCAGAACATTGAAATGCCATTGGCCGAGTTACTGTTTCATTGGCTGGTAGCCAATCATAACATTTCAATTGCCTTGCCAAAACGCTGCAGTTTAGTTAAGTGGCACACTTATTTACAACTTTGCCACTGTGTTGACCATGTTTGACTCGTTTGCCATATATTGTGATCATGTTACATCCAATTATTTCCTCATCTTCAAAAATTAatttctcactcaattttcatccaaaaatcatgagaatttttccatcatgttcatgaatgtgtctagtatttgattttgatttttaatcattttttcattggctggattttaattggcaATTGTTTccccaacatgtatgcataaatgatatctcttgccatttcaattgtgaaatactcatgatgcatcctttgcctttgaaattttttgtggagaaactagacacattgaccttcattttgatataaagtttgtggatttcccatttgtggtttgctggatatgaatttttgaagtcatgtgttacatttggtgtcacaacatgaacatgtattttcccaattttgtttgacatgcttccttgcatccaaatgatccaattttttgcatgagccatcctttacatgtctagttggtgtatgaattttcttggatttaatattgctgttttccatttgattttgaattttcttccctgcctagtccatggttgactttttgtgctatatgttgccaaatcatttgggaaatcctcataccatattgtatgatcatgaaatttcatatgtgataactagacatcttgagctttgcattggtgttaatctcattcatttctcttctgttttcaatttgatatgattttttgaagttgacccatgtttgttgaccttcattgtgcatgcttaaatttggtttgacttcttgattttcattgactgccttcctctcatccaaatgccatgaaatttgacatgctttccatgctagatgttaggattgagtgtgatttatttggtgatttttgaaattgtttgagttgacttttgatgcaagtcattctgttgacttttttgtgctttcatttgccatgccttgccttcttttgcttataagttgatgatgatgcatgatgtgattgtgaatccaattgagatagcttcttatatgtttgaccttgactttggttgacttttctttgctgttttgactttttctttcatctttgaccctaggctagccctagtggtcttttgagctcACAATTGAGtttttgtttcaggttaagcaccaatgcctcaaagatcattcaaacttgtttgaacttgattgtttaccatgtgctaacctttgttttgtaggtgtgactcatgtgtttgagtcttatgccttgcacagttgaccatctgtgttgactgtttaccaattccttttgatttaaacttttgaactgtttgctgattgttttgactttttcaggtactttagttgcttaagttctctgaacttgctttgctttgcttttagcaacttgcttgaggtataatctcttttacttcatgtagtctggagacccggtctgttatttgaccgggcaaactgtctgaagccctccttaagaggccatgtttgtgtatgtttaaaattgtcccaagcaggaaaagtccttcaagaaaggcaattggtggaaggtagggatatgcaatctatcccccactactcttgttgtgtcatccctctgctcacactgctgtgtgttgatgcattgggatacaaacccaagatcttgtacaaagtgtacagtgtcagagtcttcgagtatagaagggttcccactttctggacccatgctcatttgtctattagctctccctggccagggataagagctgtgaggtctcatcctcacttcatcctttcatctgcttcaccttagcctctcaatggcaaggttaagagcacacttaccccatttccagaggtttgtttgttgaggttgatatgacccctcaactaaaacctaacccttgtgtgagcctcttgtgtgcatatagtgtgtgctacctgtgcttttgtttgtttgacttgtttgctttcgccctcgttgcgatcctttctctcgccctcgttgcgatcgacccttttcctttctctcgccctcgttgcgatcgagactttccctttctcttgccctagttgcaatcgagtcttttttccctgccggccgaactacggcaactctgattctcatgttcaggtgagatacgtaggcacgagacgcgatgtcttgccgagtttgactaaccactaacatctaattcttttctctcgcccttgttgcgattgagacctcccctttctcttgccctagttgcaatcgagacccttgcttcctgtgcaagccttgtctaggataggttggccctcgtgccatttagctagaaaccttaacttagggttgactttgcatgacaacatctaggctcgagtcgtagtctccctagagttgtgtctccctctgttatctggttaggctagatccttgtccctgcgtaggggaactacatcgccctgatcttcacaccagatgaagtatgtaggcaggagattgagctgatctctccgggcgtcttttcttttcttttggtgtttgtttgacagttataggctgagtcctcgactccctatctatctgttgtgttgtttaggttcggatgctgatgtaagtccagcaattggcagtcgggctccatgtttgcttgtgttttgtttgtttgtgcgcgtgtcagccgagctacgaatgctctgattcttctctcgtccgagaagatacgtatgcataggatgcgacatcctagcgagcatgtgttgtttccccagtccgaactacttcgactctgatgtctatgcctgatagactaagtaggcccaggatgcgacatcctgccgagtcagtttcagtcagtctctttcgtttctttcagccagtgtgtgtgtgtttgagcagtgtttagcaaccattttccttccttgtgtgcgtggatcccgtagagtactacggatgcgtagggtgcctaacaccttcccttcgcataaccgactcccgaacccattctctttggtcgcgagaccatgttctttcctaggtttacttcgagcgtttcctttccctcttttgggataaataacgcacggtggcggctctgttgtttctttcttttcccgccggtttttcgcgtgatgcgacatTATCCCTTAAGACTTACGGAGAGCCTCAATGTTGCTAATGAGCTCCTCCATTGTCTTCTTGCAAAATTTGACGAAGTGGTAGACTTCCTCAGGGGTGTTCTTGGGGCACATGATCAAATCGTCATCTTTTAACTTCTCAGGAAAGTCTTGGAGGGCATAATTAGTGAGGACATTCTTGTTTTCATACTTGTCTCTCCACTCGTTGTAAAGGGCTTAGAGGTTTTGGATAATGTCATCCCTTTGAGTCACTGAAGCTTCTGCCCCACGACATCTCTCCTCCCAATATCTGCAATCTTTTTGAAATTCCAAGTAGGTTTGGTCGTAGATCCCCAACTTCAAGTTCTTAATTTGCTCGCAAGCTCTTCCAAGGTTGAATTGCTCACGTAAGAAGCTTCGATAGACTTTCTCCCTTTCCAACTGCTCTTGGGATAACAGATCCTTGCACTCTTTGAGAGTGGTCCTTAGCTCTGGGATTTGGGCCTCATAATCTTCTCGAACCTCCTTATTCATTACATTTGACCTCTCAACAGTTCTCTCAAGGTCCTTGATAGTTCGATATGCTTGATCCAACTTGTTATTGTGAGCGTCTAGCTCAAAAT is a window of Lathyrus oleraceus cultivar Zhongwan6 chromosome 6, CAAS_Psat_ZW6_1.0, whole genome shotgun sequence DNA encoding:
- the LOC127095902 gene encoding uncharacterized protein LOC127095902 — protein: MPFLYDSSSFPLVPEPEPILQEDMDKLTNKIRELELENTQLRVQLGLTKKHNNVLEDKGKQVCEEFEVIKKRLREVEGQRVWVGHALQGSNFELDAHNNKLDQAYRTIKDLERTVERSNVMNKEVREDYEAQIPELRTTLKECKDLLSQEQLEREKVYRSFLREQFNLGRACEQIKNLKLGIYDQTYLEFQKDCRYWEERCRGAEASVTQRDDIIQNL